One Flagellimonas sp. CMM7 genomic region harbors:
- the tsaD gene encoding tRNA (adenosine(37)-N6)-threonylcarbamoyltransferase complex transferase subunit TsaD — protein MVNKKIYILAIESSCDDTSAAILCNTKVLSNVVATQEVHKQYGGVVPELASRAHQQNIVPVVHQALAKANIDKKQLSAIAFTRGPGLMGSLLVGASFAKSLSLGLNIPLIEVNHMEAHILAHFIDDESMTTPEFPFLGMTISGGHTQIVRVNNYFDMEVLGETLDDAVGEAFDKSAKLMGLPYPGGPLVDKNAQLGNPRAFDFPKPKVEGLNFSFSGLKTSILYFIQRETKKNPGFVTENINDICASVQYTILEILMDKLKLAVKQTGIQQIAIGGGVAANSGIRAKLKEAEETLGWKTYIPKFQYCTDNAAMIGIVGYLKFLEKQFTDQSVGAKARYAIGS, from the coding sequence GTGGTAAATAAAAAAATATACATTCTTGCAATAGAATCTTCTTGCGATGATACTTCTGCGGCCATTTTGTGTAACACAAAAGTGTTAAGCAATGTAGTGGCAACACAAGAGGTACACAAGCAATATGGAGGTGTTGTTCCAGAATTAGCATCTAGAGCCCATCAACAAAATATAGTTCCCGTAGTACATCAAGCCTTGGCCAAGGCAAATATCGATAAAAAACAACTATCTGCCATAGCTTTTACCAGAGGTCCAGGACTTATGGGTTCTTTATTGGTAGGAGCTTCTTTTGCCAAGTCATTATCACTGGGGCTGAACATTCCATTGATTGAAGTTAACCACATGGAAGCCCATATTTTAGCGCACTTCATTGATGATGAAAGCATGACGACTCCAGAATTCCCTTTTTTGGGAATGACCATTAGCGGAGGCCATACTCAGATTGTCAGGGTAAACAATTATTTTGATATGGAAGTTCTTGGTGAAACGCTAGATGATGCCGTGGGCGAAGCTTTTGATAAAAGTGCAAAGTTAATGGGGTTACCATATCCAGGCGGGCCATTAGTAGACAAAAATGCACAACTTGGGAACCCTAGAGCTTTTGACTTTCCAAAACCCAAAGTGGAAGGGCTTAATTTTAGCTTTAGCGGATTAAAAACAAGTATTCTGTATTTTATACAGCGAGAAACAAAAAAGAATCCAGGTTTTGTCACGGAAAACATTAATGACATCTGTGCTTCGGTGCAGTATACGATACTAGAAATCCTAATGGATAAGCTCAAGCTTGCGGTAAAACAAACCGGGATTCAACAGATTGCCATAGGTGGTGGAGTTGCTGCCAATTCTGGAATACGAGCAAAACTAAAAGAAGCGGAAGAAACATTAGGGTGGAAAACTTACATCCCTAAATTTCAATACTGCACAGATAATGCGGCAATGATTGGTATTGTTGGTTATTTAAAGTTTTTAGAAAAACAATTCACGGACCAAAGCGTAGGAGCCAAAGCAAGGTATGCAATTGGCAGTTGA
- a CDS encoding TfoX/Sxy family protein, which produces MAYNEEIATRIRHALAIFPEEFTEKKMFGGVAFLYSGKMTVGPVKNDLMVRIIGDKMPDVLAQEFVRPMDFTGKPMKEFVFVSPEGFKTEEQLQNWIELGLEHAKSKL; this is translated from the coding sequence ATGGCATATAATGAAGAAATAGCAACCAGAATTCGTCATGCATTGGCAATATTTCCAGAAGAATTTACCGAAAAGAAAATGTTTGGGGGAGTTGCCTTTTTATATAGTGGAAAAATGACGGTAGGTCCTGTAAAAAATGATTTGATGGTTCGCATCATAGGTGATAAAATGCCTGATGTTTTAGCACAAGAATTTGTAAGACCTATGGATTTTACAGGCAAACCAATGAAAGAGTTTGTTTTTGTATCCCCTGAGGGTTTTAAAACTGAAGAACAACTTCAAAATTGGATTGAACTTGGTTTAGAACACGCAAAAAGCAAATTATAG
- a CDS encoding 16S rRNA (uracil(1498)-N(3))-methyltransferase: MQLFYNPSLDNSFKQFFFSAEESKHILKVLRKKEGDVLHITNGKGYLFEAEILVADIRKCKAQIISTEKSIPKRYTLHLAVAPTKMNDRYEWFLEKATEIGVDEITPIICEHSERKILKLERMERVLQSAMKQSLQTHLPKLNPAISYKEFMNQEMSGLKFIAHCDEGEKMELKRRVAADKDLIILIGPEGDFSKTEINLAYAKGFVPVSLGNNRLRTETAAIVACTTVSIINS; encoded by the coding sequence ATGCAACTTTTTTACAACCCTTCCCTAGATAATAGTTTTAAACAGTTCTTTTTCTCCGCTGAGGAAAGTAAGCATATCTTAAAAGTACTGAGAAAGAAAGAGGGAGATGTTTTACACATTACCAATGGGAAAGGATACCTTTTTGAAGCTGAAATCCTGGTTGCGGATATTAGAAAGTGCAAAGCACAAATAATATCTACGGAAAAAAGTATTCCAAAACGCTACACACTTCATCTTGCTGTTGCTCCAACCAAAATGAACGACCGCTACGAATGGTTCTTGGAAAAAGCGACGGAAATAGGTGTAGATGAAATAACCCCCATCATTTGCGAACATTCTGAGCGAAAAATCCTAAAATTGGAACGAATGGAGCGAGTGTTGCAATCTGCTATGAAACAGTCGTTACAAACACATTTACCCAAATTAAATCCTGCAATTTCTTATAAAGAATTCATGAATCAAGAAATGAGTGGATTAAAATTTATTGCGCATTGTGATGAAGGTGAAAAAATGGAACTGAAAAGAAGGGTTGCGGCCGATAAAGACCTTATCATTCTTATAGGTCCTGAAGGTGATTTTTCAAAAACTGAAATAAATCTGGCATACGCCAAAGGTTTTGTCCCTGTATCTTTGGGAAACAACCGTTTACGGACCGAAACCGCAGCAATTGTTGCTTGCACAACCGTTTCTATAATCAATAGCTAG
- a CDS encoding thioredoxin family protein: protein MFKKIIIPFMAFLAMSLMAFYAGKKERAVEPENEAAKSDLYEPSIVLELFTSQGCSSCPPADVLLEKVKKQYPENVYALSYHVDYWNYIGWEDPFSKSVYTKKQRDYNRKFQYRSNYTPQLVINGKEHFVGSNQSKMHSKINEYKAKKTDNALDLNVSEANQNSIAFNYAIEGNLVGKQLKVILVLDERTTSVKRGENRNRTLKNSNIVVAERYVPIVTKKGTSSITIPKLVSSNDKLTLMILIESDDLDITGAAKAQISS, encoded by the coding sequence ATGTTTAAAAAAATCATAATTCCCTTCATGGCATTTCTGGCAATGTCTCTTATGGCATTTTACGCAGGCAAGAAAGAACGTGCAGTTGAGCCTGAGAACGAAGCGGCTAAAAGTGATTTGTACGAACCTTCGATAGTTTTGGAATTGTTTACCTCGCAAGGTTGTTCCAGTTGCCCACCTGCGGACGTACTTTTAGAAAAGGTGAAAAAACAATACCCGGAAAATGTTTACGCCTTGTCCTATCATGTAGACTATTGGAACTACATTGGTTGGGAAGATCCTTTTAGTAAATCTGTTTATACAAAAAAGCAAAGGGATTATAATAGAAAGTTCCAGTACAGAAGTAATTATACTCCGCAGTTGGTCATCAACGGAAAAGAACACTTTGTAGGTTCCAATCAATCAAAAATGCATTCTAAGATAAATGAATACAAAGCAAAAAAAACCGATAATGCCTTAGACTTGAATGTTAGCGAAGCAAATCAAAATTCAATAGCATTTAATTATGCCATAGAAGGTAATTTAGTAGGTAAGCAGCTTAAAGTTATTTTGGTATTGGATGAAAGGACAACTTCTGTTAAAAGAGGAGAAAATAGAAACAGAACCTTGAAGAACAGTAACATTGTAGTAGCGGAAAGGTATGTGCCCATTGTAACTAAAAAGGGAACGTCTTCAATTACGATTCCCAAGCTTGTATCCTCTAATGACAAGTTAACCTTAATGATACTTATAGAATCTGATGACTTGGATATTACTGGTGCCGCAAAAGCTCAGATTAGTAGCTAG
- a CDS encoding DUF4159 domain-containing protein, whose translation MKQLTKLCGFLTFFVISLCHAQEIAILKYGGGGDWYSNPTALPNLIQFCNNNIGTKINPKPETVEIGSVSIFQYPYLHMTGHGNVFFSDEEAENLKTYLLAGGFLHIDDNYGMESYLRRELEKVFPNKQLEELGADHPIFNQRYQFPAGLPKIHEHDGKRPQALGIFEEGRLLLLFTFESDLGDGWEDPSVHNDPEEIRLKALQMGANIVEYAFKS comes from the coding sequence ATGAAACAACTTACCAAGCTATGTGGTTTTTTAACTTTTTTTGTGATAAGCCTTTGTCATGCCCAAGAAATCGCAATTCTAAAATACGGTGGCGGCGGGGATTGGTATTCCAACCCAACGGCTTTGCCAAACTTAATTCAGTTCTGCAATAACAACATTGGCACCAAAATAAACCCAAAACCAGAAACGGTAGAGATTGGCAGCGTTTCTATATTTCAATATCCCTATCTCCATATGACTGGGCATGGAAATGTTTTCTTTTCTGATGAAGAGGCAGAAAACTTGAAAACCTATCTATTGGCAGGTGGCTTTTTACATATTGATGATAATTACGGGATGGAGTCCTATTTAAGAAGAGAATTGGAAAAAGTGTTTCCAAATAAGCAGTTGGAAGAGCTTGGTGCTGATCACCCTATTTTTAATCAGAGATATCAATTCCCTGCTGGTCTGCCTAAAATCCATGAGCATGATGGAAAAAGACCTCAAGCCCTAGGTATTTTTGAAGAAGGAAGACTATTGTTGTTGTTCACTTTTGAAAGTGATTTAGGAGACGGTTGGGAAGATCCATCCGTTCATAACGATCCAGAAGAAATTAGATTAAAAGCGCTACAAATGGGTGCCAATATTGTAGAATATGCCTTTAAAAGTTAA
- a CDS encoding AI-2E family transporter — MTSKIISKGILRAVAIIVGVVLLGYFLFKIQSVLAYLAIAAVIALLGRPVVLFLRRKLKFPNTLAVILTMVFMLVIFLGILALFIPLISEQSKNLSLLDIEALKADVNTLYLQILEYFGATTDNVTHLIEDSDLEKNVLEGLDLGFIPDFLNSFVNILSNFSIGLFSVLFISFFFLKDSKLFQNGMLTFVPDNRESNLVKSVDKINGLLSRYFAGILLQLFILFVIYTIALLIAGVENAIVIAFLCALFNIIPYIGPIIGGAIMITLTMTSFLGADFSTVILPKALYVFVGLIIGQLIDNFFSQPFIFSTSVKSHPLEIFLVIIIAGLVFGIVGMVVAVPGYTAIKVILKEFLAENSVVKKLTRNL; from the coding sequence ATGACTTCAAAAATAATATCCAAAGGGATTTTAAGAGCAGTAGCCATTATCGTTGGTGTTGTTCTTCTGGGCTACTTTTTATTTAAGATTCAATCTGTTTTGGCCTATTTGGCCATTGCCGCGGTAATTGCTCTTCTAGGTAGACCAGTAGTTCTTTTTTTAAGAAGAAAATTAAAGTTTCCCAACACGCTTGCAGTTATACTGACAATGGTTTTTATGTTGGTTATTTTCCTTGGAATTCTAGCGCTCTTTATTCCTTTGATTTCTGAACAAAGTAAAAATTTATCACTATTGGACATTGAAGCTTTAAAAGCAGATGTAAATACCCTTTACTTACAAATTCTTGAATATTTTGGCGCCACAACAGATAACGTTACCCATTTAATTGAAGACTCAGATTTGGAGAAAAACGTTTTGGAAGGTTTAGATTTAGGATTCATTCCAGACTTTCTAAATTCATTTGTCAACATATTGAGCAATTTTAGTATTGGTCTTTTCTCAGTTCTTTTTATTTCATTTTTCTTTTTAAAGGACAGTAAGCTCTTTCAAAATGGAATGTTGACTTTTGTTCCCGATAACAGAGAAAGTAATTTGGTAAAATCTGTCGATAAAATCAATGGATTATTGTCCAGATACTTTGCCGGAATTTTACTTCAGCTTTTTATTTTATTCGTTATTTATACCATTGCACTTTTAATTGCAGGTGTAGAAAATGCCATCGTGATTGCATTCCTTTGTGCCCTCTTTAACATCATTCCATACATAGGTCCAATCATCGGTGGTGCCATCATGATTACGTTGACCATGACCAGTTTTTTAGGAGCTGATTTTAGCACGGTGATTTTGCCAAAAGCACTGTACGTTTTTGTAGGTTTGATTATTGGTCAACTCATTGATAATTTCTTTTCTCAACCCTTCATTTTTTCTACAAGTGTAAAGTCACATCCCCTAGAAATTTTTCTGGTAATCATTATTGCCGGTCTTGTATTTGGTATTGTTGGCATGGTCGTAGCAGTACCAGGATATACTGCAATAAAAGTGATTTTAAAGGAGTTTTTAGCCGAAAATTCCGTAGTGAAAAAGTTGACTAGAAACTTATAG
- a CDS encoding class I SAM-dependent methyltransferase produces MNKVILNTGLQDFIHKNWNADIVSVLLKKQLFEGVSQKELVEQLEAKKKCKDKLPSWFNTLNIYYPNKLNIEQTSSEQTARYKSKLINGKTILDVTGGFGVDSYFFSKQIDTVFHCEINSELSEIAKHNFEVFGQNNITCIPDDGIQFLKSTIQKFDWIYIDPSRRNNDKGKVFLLKDCLPNLPENLQALFEKTKNVLVKTSPLLDISQSIKELDFVKEIHVVAINNEVKELLYVLEHGFKKDITINAINLIQDQEVFFSFSLHEEPSVVVTYNNPEKYLYEPNSAILKSGGFKSVAKAYGVKKLHQHSHLYTSEVLIDFPGRRFEIRTVLPYSKNALKELKISKANITTRNFPASVAALRKKHKIKDGGDVYLFFTTNLDNKHIVIISNKVQPIF; encoded by the coding sequence TTGAATAAAGTAATATTAAATACTGGTTTACAAGATTTTATACATAAAAATTGGAATGCTGACATCGTGTCAGTTTTGCTAAAAAAACAACTTTTTGAAGGAGTTTCTCAAAAAGAGTTGGTAGAACAGCTAGAAGCCAAGAAAAAGTGTAAGGACAAACTCCCTTCTTGGTTCAATACCCTCAACATTTACTATCCAAATAAACTGAATATTGAGCAAACAAGTTCAGAGCAAACAGCTCGCTACAAATCTAAACTTATTAATGGAAAAACAATCTTGGATGTAACTGGTGGATTTGGTGTTGATTCGTATTTTTTTTCAAAGCAAATCGATACAGTTTTTCATTGCGAAATCAATTCTGAATTAAGTGAAATTGCAAAACATAATTTTGAAGTATTTGGTCAAAACAATATCACCTGTATTCCTGATGATGGAATTCAATTTCTCAAAAGTACCATTCAAAAATTTGACTGGATCTACATCGACCCTTCAAGAAGAAATAATGATAAAGGAAAAGTTTTCTTGTTGAAAGATTGTCTACCCAATCTCCCAGAAAATCTTCAAGCTCTTTTTGAGAAAACAAAAAACGTTTTAGTTAAAACCTCCCCTCTTCTAGATATTTCTCAAAGTATTAAAGAACTGGATTTTGTGAAAGAAATCCATGTTGTGGCAATTAACAATGAAGTAAAGGAATTGCTTTATGTTTTGGAACATGGTTTTAAAAAAGATATTACAATAAACGCTATAAACCTCATCCAAGACCAAGAAGTGTTTTTTAGTTTTAGTTTACACGAGGAACCTTCTGTTGTAGTTACATATAATAATCCTGAAAAATACTTGTATGAGCCTAATTCAGCTATTTTAAAATCTGGCGGTTTTAAATCAGTAGCAAAAGCTTACGGCGTCAAAAAACTGCATCAACATTCACATTTGTATACCTCTGAAGTTTTAATTGATTTTCCGGGGAGGAGGTTTGAAATTAGAACTGTTCTGCCTTATTCCAAAAACGCATTAAAAGAGCTTAAAATTAGCAAAGCAAATATCACTACAAGAAATTTTCCTGCATCTGTTGCAGCGTTACGTAAGAAACATAAGATTAAAGATGGTGGGGATGTTTATTTGTTTTTCACCACTAATCTAGACAACAAACATATTGTTATCATATCAAACAAGGTGCAACCAATCTTTTAA
- a CDS encoding type IX secretion system membrane protein PorP/SprF: MKNLILVFGITIGLCAQFMAAQQDPQYTFYRYNMNLVNPAYAGTSEAAELTLGLRSQWAGVEGAPESQSALFSMPVAANVGLGVAILNDQTFIENQTWVAIDFSYKLKINEDYTLFLGLKASGNSYSANTAGLVTYGMGQDGSLMDFESRFTPNVGVGAYLKHDNYFVSLSAPKLLTPNRLEEINGNAFMSTDRRHMYLVGGYDFKLNKNLTLQTSSMLRYVDASPLSVDITSIFDFGQRFKFGTSYRLDEALSGLIMFDISSGFHIGYAYEASMENSINNIDNSSHELFMRLTM; the protein is encoded by the coding sequence ATGAAAAATTTAATATTGGTTTTTGGTATAACCATAGGTTTATGCGCTCAATTCATGGCTGCACAACAAGACCCTCAATATACCTTTTACAGATATAATATGAACCTTGTTAACCCTGCATACGCTGGAACCAGCGAAGCTGCAGAGCTAACCTTGGGACTTCGAAGTCAATGGGCTGGAGTAGAAGGGGCTCCAGAGAGTCAAAGTGCGCTTTTCTCCATGCCTGTTGCCGCAAACGTTGGTTTGGGAGTGGCTATTTTAAACGATCAAACCTTTATAGAGAACCAAACATGGGTAGCAATAGATTTTTCATATAAACTAAAGATCAATGAAGATTATACCCTCTTCTTAGGTCTTAAAGCAAGTGGAAATTCTTATAGTGCAAATACCGCTGGACTTGTAACATACGGTATGGGACAAGATGGTTCTTTAATGGATTTTGAGAGTAGATTTACTCCAAATGTGGGAGTGGGGGCTTATTTAAAACATGACAACTATTTTGTTTCACTATCTGCTCCAAAGTTATTGACTCCAAATCGTTTGGAAGAAATTAACGGTAATGCCTTTATGAGTACAGATAGAAGGCATATGTATTTAGTAGGAGGTTATGATTTTAAACTAAATAAGAACTTAACATTGCAGACCAGCAGTATGCTGCGCTATGTTGACGCATCTCCACTGTCAGTAGATATTACTTCAATTTTTGACTTCGGTCAACGCTTTAAATTTGGAACCTCATATCGATTGGATGAAGCATTAAGCGGGTTGATCATGTTTGATATAAGTTCAGGGTTTCATATAGGATATGCTTATGAAGCCTCTATGGAGAATTCCATAAACAACATTGATAATAGTTCACATGAACTTTTTATGAGACTGACTATGTAA